DNA from Anopheles merus strain MAF unplaced genomic scaffold, AmerM5.1 LNR4000838, whole genome shotgun sequence:
AAACACTACAAAACTACCAATAAGTGACTTTTTAACAtctaaaatataaatttaatcTTAATTTTCGTTCTCTTCTACGATAATTTACACTAAATCTCTTCAGTGAAGAAAATATAACCGTTACCTCGAACAAAACTGGTCGAAtttaaattccttttttttaccaaacGTCAAACGTTTTGTCTCGTCGAGCGacaggtgtccaaaggtcgcCGCGTTTGACAGCTGTATCGAACGTAaacaaatttatcaaaaatctGCTGTTTGTATTCGTCATCGCTTCGACTGCAGCTAATTTAAtcgaatattttaaataaaacaaatatttcgcTTACTCGTGCCCGTTTTAAAAGTAAGAACGCGGCGTGTTGGGAGTCGTGTTTTTTCAATCcgtgttcttttttgttgcagatCAGAGGCggaacacagcagcagctgtccGTGACCGGTTCCACTAAAATGATACACAGCTTGTTCATAGTCAACAGCAGCGGGTAATAGATCGATCGTTCGTTTGTACCCCAAAACCGAGTTGAAACTAATCCCCAACCGACTCACCTTTTACAGGGATGTATTTTTAGAGAAACATTGGCGCAGTGTTGTATCGCGCACCTGCGTGTCCTACTTTCTCGATGTTCACCGTGAATCGGCCAACGTACGTAACAGGGAACGATCCCATGACTGCTTGGCCAGCAGCAACTTTATCTTGTTTGCTTACTTTCCAGAACGTACCACCAGTGCTGTCCACGCCTCACCACTACCTCGTATCGATTCAGCGTAACGGAATCTCGCTGGTGGCCGCCTGCAAGCAGGAGTTTCCGCCACTTTTCGTGATCGAGTTTCTGCACCGTGTGGTGGACACGTTTGAGGACTATTTTTCCGAGTGCAATGAGAATGTAATAAAGGAAAACTACGTGATCGTGTACGAGCTGTTGGACGAAATGCTGGACAACGGGTTCCCGCTCGCGACCGAGTGCAACATACTGAAGGAGCTTATAAAACCACCGAACATTCTGCGCACCATCGCCAATTCGGTCACGGGAAAATCCAAGTAAtttgttatgtgtgtgtggcccaCTGTCGCGTTAATGTTTCTTTCCCACGCACGCAATTTCTTTCATTCGCAGTATCAGCGGTACACTTCCGTCGGGACAGCTGTCCGCGATACCATGGAGACGCACGGGCGTGAAGTACACCAACAACGAAGCATACTTTGATGTTGTCGAAGAGGTTGATGCCATCATCGACAAGAACGGACAAACGATCTTTGCTGAGATACAAGGCTATGTAAGTGTCCGGTACACTGGCATCAATCCGATTGCAGCCCCATTCATGGCACTTACCTTTTCCAGATCGATTGCTGCATTAAACTCAGCGGTATGCCGGATTTGTCTCTTTCGTTCATGAATCCGCGTCTCTTCGACGACGTTTCGTTCCATCCGTGCGTCCGCTTCAAGCGCTGGGAATCGGAACGTATTCTTTCCTTCATTCCACCCGACGGTAACTTCCGGCTGATGTCGTACCATGTCGGGTCTCAGAGTATCGTAGCCATTCCGATCTACGTGCGGCACAATCTGGTGCTGCGTTCGGGAGAACAGTCCCGATTAGACATTACCGTCGGTCCAAAGACGACAATGGGTCGCACGGTTGAGGGTAGGCGACACAGGCGACAGTGGCGACGGGATGATAATGAGGAATTAGGGCTGatctgttttgtttcttatcCTTCAGGTGTTAAGCTGGACATTTGCATGCCCAAAGCGGTCACAAACTGTTCGTTGGTGGTGAACCAGGGCAAGTACACGTACGACACGGTGAACAAAGTACTGCACTGGGACATTGGACGGATCGATGCGGCCAAACTGCCCAACATACGCGGCACGGTAAGTCACTTAAGTTGCACTAAACATGTAATTGGTTGATTTAACTCCACACGAACATTCCCCACAGGTTTCTGTTGCTGCCACCAACTCGACGCTTGAAACGACGATCGACAGGTATGACAAATCAAGAGACGTATGCCTTCCTAGCGTTCAGTAAACTaatcgtctctctctctctctctcttcccacCTTCCAGAGTACACTTCACCATCTCGCAGTTGGCCGTTTCGGGGCTGAAAGTGAACCGGCTGGACATGTACGGCGAAAAGTACAAACCCTTCAAGGGTGTAAAGTACGTGACAAAGGCAGGCAAGTTCCAAATACGTATGTAAGAGCCCTCGAAACGTTATTTGCTGTAAGCGAACACTAAAACATATATGCAAGAGCAGACGAACaatgaaaatggaaatatgTAACAAACACGTTCAGGTTCGTACCGTTAATTaattatcgtttttttttcgtattctTTATTTACTCAATGTGAAGTAGAGAAAGAAAATGGTGTTagcttttttccccctccGTTTTTTCCCCTAATCGGTAACATAAGGTTAAAGGTGTTTAAATCTAAGCAAATCTACACTCTGGACGTTTCTGGCGACTCAGCAAGACTGTGCTGTGCTCGTGTTAAGTTGTTTTCACTGTGCATGGGTTAGGTTTGttgcaaattgtttaaatattttaagctCGGAAACTGGTACGACTGGCTGCAGAAGTTTGCTGCCTCATCGTGCTGGGGTTTGTAGGCCGTATAGAACTGTCCACCAGCACGAACACTACCCGGCGCGGGATGGTGATGTGCATGATGGTGCTGCAGCTGTGAAACGACCGGCGAAAAGATGGAACTAAGCGTAGAAAAGGACAGCGAGTATGGGCCACTGTCCGGTTTGTCTACAACCCCCGCAAACCCAGCAAGTCCACCGCTTGTCGCTGAAGGCGGTATTGCGCCAGGATGGAAGAAATCTTCTCCCTTGCTAGCACTACTGCCACCGCCCGATGACTGTGCGCTACGCTCATTGCGACGAAACTTTGCCCTCCGGTTCTGGAACCAAACCTGTGAAGCATATGGCATGTAcataaatacacatacacagttATAAACGTACGCGAGCCAGCCTCTGTACCTGTACGCGAGCCTCACTAAGCCCGACCTTGTTCGCCAGCTCCTCCCGCACGAACGCGTCCGGGTAGTgagttttttcgaaaattttctCCAACGCCGTGAGCTGGTTGGTGGTGAAGGTGGTCCGATTGCGTCGAGGCTTTTTCAGCGTGCACGACTTTGTCCTCATCGACAGGTCGGTCTTGTGTGTTGGACTGTCTTCCAGATCTAATTGGGAGAGAGATCAGAAAAAGAGAATGGTTTAACACTTCTCCTCTTAATACTAACGTACTGGTTAATAATTATCACTTAATCCACAGCACCAGATCCGACACGAGACACGGACGATTAATGTTTTGCGCTAATTTAATTTACCTACCATGCACAATTAACCACCACACCATCGTGCTGGTTGCCCCGGTTGTTGGTCGTTAATTCACACCCCCGGAGAAGCCAACCACCACTCTTCCCCACCAATCCTGCCTCCGTACATCCACGCTTTCTTTGCTCTTTCAGCAGAAgatcaacagcaaaaaaaggaaaaccataATAACCAACCCACGGGGTCCCAAACGGGCTGTGGCACACTTTATGTGTCACAACACAAACCCAACGTGCAGCATAATGATTGACGGGATGAAGGAGCGAGACCAACCGGAGGGATTGGAAGATTAGAACCACGTGCATAACATGATAAACAAACATAATCCGCTTCAACCGAACTATGCGGCGCGATCTTTGCCTCTCTTTTACCAGCCCTTTTCGTATGATTTATGAGTTGCTTCTGGGTGTTTGTTCGAAGGTAAAAAATTATCGTTTTAATTTGTTGACAACAGCAATCATCAAAGGGCTTACATTGGCAATCCACTTCACAGGAATGATCGTTTTTAGAGATACAATTTAACCAAAATTGTATTCTTACCACCTCAACTAATGCAACAGTTTCTAGCAAAACCCTTTTAAAAACCGTTTAACACATTAACACACCGTTCACGGTTAAAAATAATCTACGCTGTGAGTtaccgcacacacaaaaaactaatcCACTTCCCCTAGGGAACCGTCCAAAAGACGCtccaattaaataatttaccatctcgcccgtttttttttcctctaacCCCCACTACACTTGCACTTGAAAGTAACCTCGTTAAAGTGAGCATGAGTCAGTAAGGTACGCGAAGGGAGAAGAAAGGCTTTGAAGATGACGGGAGTGACTGACAGACGGACGACCGACTCTTCTGCAATGGAAATCGTCCCAAACGCGGGAGAAGACAGCTTGAAAGCGATACACATGACTTAATGCCAACAAATCAGATCATTTTACAACTCACTAAACCGTAACAACGGTCCTCCGCCCTTCAACCAAACAGCcacggcaacaacaaaaaaacacacacacacacactggatcGTTTCTTTATGGCGTTTGCCGCGCCTTCGGTGTGCCGGAAGATCTATATTCTTCCTTCCTTGTGATGGGGCCAGGCAAAAGCCCATGTTGCGCCATCATTAGAAGGGCACACTTGCTTCAGGAGGTTTTGCGCGGTTCGCTTCAAACGATTTTCATCCCACGATAGAGGGGGGTTTAACAGAGATCTCGCCAGATGAGCGGACCGCAGCCGAGCCGATCCTCAGTGATGAATGGTTATGAATGGGAAGTACGTACGCTCCAACTGGAAACCATTACGAGGACGCAACAGGATTCGCAAATTTCCCATTGAAGTGGGAAAAATCGATCGTGCAATGCCCCAAAGTGTTGAAGGGAAAGACTGACTTTCTAATCCCTctccagcaacaacaaataaCAACATCTGTCAACAGCTGTC
Protein-coding regions in this window:
- the LOC121603098 gene encoding AP-3 complex subunit mu-2-like; translation: MIHSLFIVNSSGDVFLEKHWRSVVSRTCVSYFLDVHRESANNVPPVLSTPHHYLVSIQRNGISLVAACKQEFPPLFVIEFLHRVVDTFEDYFSECNENVIKENYVIVYELLDEMLDNGFPLATECNILKELIKPPNILRTIANSVTGKSNISGTLPSGQLSAIPWRRTGVKYTNNEAYFDVVEEVDAIIDKNGQTIFAEIQGYIDCCIKLSGMPDLSLSFMNPRLFDDVSFHPCVRFKRWESERILSFIPPDGNFRLMSYHVGSQSIVAIPIYVRHNLVLRSGEQSRLDITVGPKTTMGRTVEGVKLDICMPKAVTNCSLVVNQGKYTYDTVNKVLHWDIGRIDAAKLPNIRGTVSVAATNSTLETTIDRVHFTISQLAVSGLKVNRLDMYGEKYKPFKGVKYVTKAGKFQIRM